In one Gallus gallus isolate bGalGal1 chromosome 20, bGalGal1.mat.broiler.GRCg7b, whole genome shotgun sequence genomic region, the following are encoded:
- the MYBL2 gene encoding myb-related protein B isoform X1, translating to MARRSRGEDQDELHCQDTDSDVPEQRDGRCKVKWTQEENRSDQQCQYRWLRVLNPDLVKGPWTKEEDQKVIELVKKYGTKQWTLIAKHLKGRLGKQCRERWHNHLNPEVKKSSWTEEEDRIIFEAHKVLGNRWAEIAKLLPGRTDNAVKNHWNSTIKRKVDTGGFLNETKESQPLYLLVEVDDNESQSGTRAESQTIVPNWPVDISEIKEEDVSDEEVTGLQELPSELPAADLAEHNEEGTPDDVVPEDASASVASPYKWVVEAANYLCPTSVPALNEALDMIESDPDGWCDLTQFDLPEEPSAGSSSSSNSPVRQTPSKPTPSLPNVTEYRLDGHTISDLSKSSKGELIPISPHAEVSFGTPPSVLKRQKKRKISLSPVTENAPSTSLSFLDSCNSMTPKSTPVKTLPFSPSQFLNFWTKQDTLELENPSLTSTPVCSQKVIVTTPLHRDKTPLLQKNSAFVTPDQKYVVDNTPHTPTPFKNALEKYGPIRPLPQTPHLEEDLKEVLRSEAGIELIIEDDVKPEKQKRKQGLRRSPIKKVRKSLALDIVDEDMTQNMPALPKTICFKRTQPVNFLSRSLNLSSSNRKNDSGLLNRAFVQVQSEKMSYRKMPSHFRPPAPMTRAWKAVACGGTQDQLFMQEKARQFLGTLKQSHTSRTLILS from the exons AACCGCAGTGACCAGCAGTGTCAGTACCGGTGGCTGAGGGTGTTGAATCCAGACTTGGTTAAGGGTCCTTGGACCAAAGAGGAGGACCAAAAG GTAATTGAACTGGTTAAAAAATATGGCACCAAACAATGGACTCTGATAGCCAAGCACCTGAAAGGACGCTTAGGGAAGCAGTGCCGGGAACGCTGGCATAACCACCTGAACCCTGAGGTGAAGAAATCCTCGTGGACAGAGGAGGAGGATCGCATCATTTTTGAGGCCCACAAGGTCCTGGGGAATCGCTGGGCTGAGATTGCCAAGCTTCTGCCTGGGAG gaCTGACAATGCTGTGAAGAATCACTGGAACTCGACCATCAAGCGCAAAGTGGACACAGGAGGCTTCCTCAATGAAACAAAGGAGTCCCAGCCACTGTACTTGCTAGTGGAAGTGGATGACAATGAGAGCCAAAGTGGAACAAGAGCTGAGAGCCAG ACCATTGTGCCAAACTGGCCAGTTGATATCtctgaaataaaggaagaggaTGTCAGTGATGAGGAGGTGACGGGTTTGCAGGAATTACCCTCAGAGCTGCCAGCTGCCGACCTGGCCGAGCACAATGAAGAAGGAACCCCAGATGATGTGGTGCCTGAGGATGCCTCAGCATCTGTCGCATCTCCGTACAAATGGGTCGTCGAAGCTGCCAATTATTTGTGTCCCACGTCTGTCCCAGCACTAAATGAAGCTCTGGACATGATTGAATCT GACCCGGATGGGTGGTGTGACCTGACCCAGTTTGACCTGCCTGAGGAAccttctgctggcagcagcagcagtagcaacagCCCAGTGCGGCAAACGCCCAGCAAACCAACGCCATCCCTACCCAACGTGACTGAGTACCGCTTGGATGGCCACACCATCTCCGACCTGAGCAAGAGCAGCAAGGGGGAACTCATCCCCATTTCACCACATGCGGAGGTGAGCTTTGGCACGCCGCCCTCTGTGCTGAAGaggcagaagaagaggaaaatctcCCTCTCCCCTGTCACGGAGAATGCCCCAAGCACCAGCCTCTCCTTCCTTGACTCCTGCAACAGCATGACGCCCAAGAGCACCCCTGTCAAGACACTGCCCTTTTCTCCATCTCAG TTCTTAAACTTTTGGACCAAACAGGATACACTAGAACTGGAGAACCCATCTCTTACCTCCACACCTGTGTGCAGTCAGAAGGTGATTGTCACTACCCCACTGCACAGGGACAAGACTCCTCTGCTCCAGAAAAACTCAGC GTTTGTCACACCAGATCAGAAATATGTGGTGGACAATACTCCGCACACTCCAACACCTTTCAAAAATGCCCTGGAAAAATACGGACCAATTAGGCCTTTG CCCCAGACTCCTCACCTGGAAGAAGACTTGAAAGAGGTGCTCCGAAGTGAAGCTGGCATTGAACTTATTATTGAGGATGACGTGAAgcctgagaaacagaaaaggaaacaaggg TTGCGCAGGAGTCCCATCAAGAAGGTCCGGAAGTCACTGGCCCTGGATATTGTGGATGAAGATATGACACAAAATATGCCAGCCCTCCCCAAAACTATCTGTTTCAAAAGAACCCAG cCTGTGAATTTCCTGTCAAGATCTTTGAACCTTTCCTCATCAAACAGGAAGAATGACTCTGGTTTGCTCAACAGAGCCTTTGTGCAAGTGCAGTCAGAGAAAATGTCCTACAGGAAAATGCCAAGCCATTTCAGACCACCAGCACCG ATGACCAGGGCTTGGAAAGCAGTGGCTTGTGGTGGAACCCAAGACCAACTCTTCATGCAGGAGAAAGCACGACAGTTCTTGGGCACACTGAAACAAAGTCACACATCAAGGACCTTAATCTTATCGTGA
- the MYBL2 gene encoding myb-related protein B has translation MARRSRGEDQDELHCQDTDSDVPEQRDGRCKVKWTQEEDEQLKMLVRHYGQNDWKFLASHFPNRSDQQCQYRWLRVLNPDLVKGPWTKEEDQKVIELVKKYGTKQWTLIAKHLKGRLGKQCRERWHNHLNPEVKKSSWTEEEDRIIFEAHKVLGNRWAEIAKLLPGRTDNAVKNHWNSTIKRKVDTGGFLNETKESQPLYLLVEVDDNESQSGTRAESQTIVPNWPVDISEIKEEDVSDEEVTGLQELPSELPAADLAEHNEEGTPDDVVPEDASASVASPYKWVVEAANYLCPTSVPALNEALDMIESDPDGWCDLTQFDLPEEPSAGSSSSSNSPVRQTPSKPTPSLPNVTEYRLDGHTISDLSKSSKGELIPISPHAEVSFGTPPSVLKRQKKRKISLSPVTENAPSTSLSFLDSCNSMTPKSTPVKTLPFSPSQFLNFWTKQDTLELENPSLTSTPVCSQKVIVTTPLHRDKTPLLQKNSAFVTPDQKYVVDNTPHTPTPFKNALEKYGPIRPLPQTPHLEEDLKEVLRSEAGIELIIEDDVKPEKQKRKQGLRRSPIKKVRKSLALDIVDEDMTQNMPALPKTICFKRTQPVNFLSRSLNLSSSNRKNDSGLLNRAFVQVQSEKMSYRKMPSHFRPPAPMTRAWKAVACGGTQDQLFMQEKARQFLGTLKQSHTSRTLILS, from the exons GATGAGCAGCTGAAGATGTTAGTAAGACATTATGGGCAGAATGACTGGAAGTTCCTGGCCAGTCACTTTCCT AACCGCAGTGACCAGCAGTGTCAGTACCGGTGGCTGAGGGTGTTGAATCCAGACTTGGTTAAGGGTCCTTGGACCAAAGAGGAGGACCAAAAG GTAATTGAACTGGTTAAAAAATATGGCACCAAACAATGGACTCTGATAGCCAAGCACCTGAAAGGACGCTTAGGGAAGCAGTGCCGGGAACGCTGGCATAACCACCTGAACCCTGAGGTGAAGAAATCCTCGTGGACAGAGGAGGAGGATCGCATCATTTTTGAGGCCCACAAGGTCCTGGGGAATCGCTGGGCTGAGATTGCCAAGCTTCTGCCTGGGAG gaCTGACAATGCTGTGAAGAATCACTGGAACTCGACCATCAAGCGCAAAGTGGACACAGGAGGCTTCCTCAATGAAACAAAGGAGTCCCAGCCACTGTACTTGCTAGTGGAAGTGGATGACAATGAGAGCCAAAGTGGAACAAGAGCTGAGAGCCAG ACCATTGTGCCAAACTGGCCAGTTGATATCtctgaaataaaggaagaggaTGTCAGTGATGAGGAGGTGACGGGTTTGCAGGAATTACCCTCAGAGCTGCCAGCTGCCGACCTGGCCGAGCACAATGAAGAAGGAACCCCAGATGATGTGGTGCCTGAGGATGCCTCAGCATCTGTCGCATCTCCGTACAAATGGGTCGTCGAAGCTGCCAATTATTTGTGTCCCACGTCTGTCCCAGCACTAAATGAAGCTCTGGACATGATTGAATCT GACCCGGATGGGTGGTGTGACCTGACCCAGTTTGACCTGCCTGAGGAAccttctgctggcagcagcagcagtagcaacagCCCAGTGCGGCAAACGCCCAGCAAACCAACGCCATCCCTACCCAACGTGACTGAGTACCGCTTGGATGGCCACACCATCTCCGACCTGAGCAAGAGCAGCAAGGGGGAACTCATCCCCATTTCACCACATGCGGAGGTGAGCTTTGGCACGCCGCCCTCTGTGCTGAAGaggcagaagaagaggaaaatctcCCTCTCCCCTGTCACGGAGAATGCCCCAAGCACCAGCCTCTCCTTCCTTGACTCCTGCAACAGCATGACGCCCAAGAGCACCCCTGTCAAGACACTGCCCTTTTCTCCATCTCAG TTCTTAAACTTTTGGACCAAACAGGATACACTAGAACTGGAGAACCCATCTCTTACCTCCACACCTGTGTGCAGTCAGAAGGTGATTGTCACTACCCCACTGCACAGGGACAAGACTCCTCTGCTCCAGAAAAACTCAGC GTTTGTCACACCAGATCAGAAATATGTGGTGGACAATACTCCGCACACTCCAACACCTTTCAAAAATGCCCTGGAAAAATACGGACCAATTAGGCCTTTG CCCCAGACTCCTCACCTGGAAGAAGACTTGAAAGAGGTGCTCCGAAGTGAAGCTGGCATTGAACTTATTATTGAGGATGACGTGAAgcctgagaaacagaaaaggaaacaaggg TTGCGCAGGAGTCCCATCAAGAAGGTCCGGAAGTCACTGGCCCTGGATATTGTGGATGAAGATATGACACAAAATATGCCAGCCCTCCCCAAAACTATCTGTTTCAAAAGAACCCAG cCTGTGAATTTCCTGTCAAGATCTTTGAACCTTTCCTCATCAAACAGGAAGAATGACTCTGGTTTGCTCAACAGAGCCTTTGTGCAAGTGCAGTCAGAGAAAATGTCCTACAGGAAAATGCCAAGCCATTTCAGACCACCAGCACCG ATGACCAGGGCTTGGAAAGCAGTGGCTTGTGGTGGAACCCAAGACCAACTCTTCATGCAGGAGAAAGCACGACAGTTCTTGGGCACACTGAAACAAAGTCACACATCAAGGACCTTAATCTTATCGTGA